The following are encoded together in the Juglans microcarpa x Juglans regia isolate MS1-56 chromosome 2D, Jm3101_v1.0, whole genome shotgun sequence genome:
- the LOC121248596 gene encoding LOW QUALITY PROTEIN: E3 ubiquitin-protein ligase COP1-like (The sequence of the model RefSeq protein was modified relative to this genomic sequence to represent the inferred CDS: inserted 1 base in 1 codon) — translation MEEVSTGTGPVVPAVVKPEPEREREPKPKASPSSYSAAQHPDEEPEGGSGWGSEELDKDLLCPICMQTIKDAFLTVCGHSFCYMCIVIHLRNKSDCPCCSHHLTLHQLFPNFLLDKLLKKASARQISRTASPVEQFRHALQQGCEVSIKELDTLLSLLTDKKRKMEQEEAERNMQILLTFLHHLRRQKIDELKEVQSDLQFIKEDITSVERHRMELYRARDRYSVKLHMLGDDSSARKSWSSSMDKNSSDLISSSLSARGAMATRNLQNKKADGKSQVTSHGLPRKDALSGSESQHINQSGLSVARKKRVHAQFSDLQECYLQKRRQLANKPLSQQEKDKSIIXREGYNEGLADFQSVLTTFTRYSRLRVIAELRHGNLVHSANIVSSIEFDRDDELFATAGVSRCIKVFDFSTVVNEPADMHYPVVEMATRSKLSCLSWNNFTKNHIASSDYEGIVTVWDVITRQSVMEYEEHEKRAWSVDFSRTEPSMLVSGSDDYKVKVWCTNQESSVLNIDMKANICCVKYNPGSSNYIAVGSADHQIHYYDLRNISQPLHVFSGHRKAVSYVKFLSNNELASASTDSTLRLWDVKENLPVRTFRGHTNEKNFVGLTVNSEYIACGSETNEVFVYHKEISRPVTWHKFSSPDSHDADDEVSSYFISAVCWKSDSPTMLTANSQGTIKVLVLAA, via the exons ATGGAGGAAGTGTCAACGGGCACGGGGCCTGTAGTCCCGGCGGTAGTGAAGCCGGAGCCGGAGCGGGAGCGGGAGCCGAAGCCTAAGGCGTCTCCATCTTCCTACTCGGCGGCGCAGCATCCGGATGAAGAACCAGAAGGAGGCTCGGGCTGGGGATCGGAGGAGCTGGACAAGGACTTGCTTTGTCCGATATGCATGCAGACGATCAAGGACGCGTTCCTCACCGTGTGCGGTCACAGCTTCTGCTATATGTGCATCGTCATACACCTCCGCAACAAGAGTGATTGCCCCTGCTGCTCCCACCACCTCACCCTCCACCAGTTATTCCCCAACTTCTTGCTCGATAAG CTACTGAAGAAGGCTTCTGCTCGTCAAATATCCAGAACCGCTTCTCCTGTGGAACAATTTCGTCACGCATTACAGCAG GGTTGTGAAGTATCAATTAAGGAGCTAGACACCCTTTTGTCACTCCTCACAGACAAGAAGAGGAAAATGGAACAAGAAGAAGCCGAGAGAAATATGCAAATATTGCTAACCTTCTTGCATCATTTGAGGCGCCAAAAAATTGACGAGTTGAAAGAG GTACAATCTGATCTACAGTTTATTAAAGAGGACATAACTTCCGTAGAGAGACATAGAATGGAGTTGTATCGAGCGAGGGACAGGTACTCTGTCAAACTGCATATGCTTGGAGATGACTCTAGTGCCAGAAAATCATGGTCTTCATCAATGGATAAGAACAGCAGTGACCTTATCTCCAGTTCTCTATCTGCACGTGGAGCGATGGCTACAAGGAATCTCCAAAATAAGAAAGCAGATGGAAAGTCTCAAGTAACCTCTCATGGGCTACCGAGAAAGGATGCTTTGAGTGGCTCAGAATCACAGCACATCAACCAATCAGGTTTATCTGTAGCAAGAAAAAAGCGGGTCCATGCTCAG TTCAGTGACCTACAAGAGTGTTACCTGCAAAAGAGACGTCAGTTGGCAAACAAACCACTTAGCCAGCAGGAGAAGGATAAAAGCATTA CCCGAGAGGGTTATAATGAGGGTCTTGCAGATTTCCAATCGGTTTTGACTACCTTCACGCGGTACAG TCGATTGAGGGTCATTGCGGAACTTAGGCATGGTAATCTAGTCCACTCAGCGAATATAGTATCAAG CATTGAATTTGACCGTGATGATGAACTGTTTGCTACTGCTGGAGTATCCCGGTGCATAAAGGTTTTTGACTTCTCCACG GTTGTGAATGAACCTGCTGATATGCACTATCCTGTTGTGGAGATGGCAACGCGTTCAAAACTCAGCTGCCTGAGTTGGAACAATTTTACTAAGAACCACATTGCCAGTAGTGATTATGAGGGAATTGTGACCGTTTGGGATGTAATCACTCGACAG AGTGTCATGGAGTATGAAGAGCATGAAAAACGCGCGTGGAGTGTTGATTTTTCGCGTACAGAACCATCTATGCTTGTATCTGGTAGTGATGATTATAAG GTCAAAGTTTGGTGCACGAATCAGGAATCTAGTGTTCTTAACATTGACATGAAAGCAAATATATGCTGTGTCAAGTATAATCCTGGATCTAGCAATTACATTGCG GTTGGTTCTGCAGATCATCAGATCCACTACTATGATTTAAGAAACATCAGTCAGCCACTCCATGTGTTCAGCGGGCACAGGAAAGCCGTTTCATATGTGAAGTTCTTGTCAAATAATGAGCTTGCTTCTGCTTCTACAGACAGCACACTGCGGCTATGGGATGTGAAGGAGAACTTGCCA GTTCGTACCTTTAGAGGCCACACAAACGAGAAAAACTTTGTGGGCCTGACGGTAAATAGCGAGTACATTGCATGTGGCAGTGAGACAAATGAAGTGTTTGTCTACCATAAG GAAATCTCCAGGCCCGTGACTTGGCATAAATTTAGTTCTCCCGATTCGCATGATGCTGATGATGAGGTTTCGTCTTACTTCATTAGTGCTGTATGCTGGAAGAGCGATAGCCCTACCATGCTAACTGCTAATAGTCAGGGCACCATCAAGGTGCTAGTTCTTGCGGCTTGA